In bacterium, the following proteins share a genomic window:
- a CDS encoding type II toxin-antitoxin system HicB family antitoxin, with amino-acid sequence MVRKKKYVYWEDGEMWLGYLEEYPDYLTLGETLEELKENLKDIYYDLESGKIPYVRRVDELEVA; translated from the coding sequence ATGGTGAGAAAAAAAAAGTATGTATATTGGGAAGATGGGGAAATGTGGTTGGGATATTTGGAAGAATATCCGGATTATTTGACACTGGGGGAAACGCTGGAGGAGTTGAAAGAGAATCTAAAAGACATCTATTATGATCTTGAAAGTGGAAAAATTCCTTACGTTCGACGAGTTGATGAATTGGAAGTTGCATGA